Proteins encoded together in one Megalops cyprinoides isolate fMegCyp1 chromosome 20, fMegCyp1.pri, whole genome shotgun sequence window:
- the acadm gene encoding medium-chain specific acyl-CoA dehydrogenase, mitochondrial — MLFSKVFKASVQTGLRLQSTSAKAATSAVKTSHGGFCFELTDQQKEFQELARKFSREEIVPVSPEYDRSGEYPFPVIKRAWELGLMNSHIPEDCGGMGLGIFDSCLITEELAYGCTGVQTAIEANSLGQMPVIIAGNEEQQKKYLGRMTEEPLMCAYCVTEPGAGSDVAAIKTRAVKKGDEYIINGQKMWITNGGKANWYFLLARSDPDPKCPASKAFTGFILDADTPGVQVGRKEMNMGQRCSDTRGITFEDVRIPKENVLIGEGAGFKIAMGAFDKTRPPVAAGATGLAQRALDEASKYALERKTFGRLIAEHQAVSFLLAEMAMKVELARMAYQRAAWEVDEGRRNTYYASIAKAFAGDIANQVASDAVQIFGGNGFNSEYPVEKLMRDAKIYQIYEGTAQIQRLIISREHIGKYKN; from the exons ATGTTGTTCAGCAAG GTATTCAAGGCCAGTGTGCAGACCGGACTGAGGCTGCAGAGTACCAGTGCAAAAGCAGCAACCAGCGCTGTGAAAACGTCACATGGAGGATTTTGCTTCG AGCTCACTGACCAGCAGAAGGAGTTCCAGGAGCTGGCCAGGAAGTTTTCTCGGGAGGAGATTGTGCCTGTTTCCCCAGAATATGACAGGAGTGGTGAA TATCCTTTCCCAGTCATCAAGAGGGCATGGGAACTTGGCTTGATGAATTCCCACATTCCTGAAGACTGTG GCGGAATGGGTCTGGGTATATTTGATTCCTGCCTCATCACTGAGGAACTTGCGTATGGCTGCACAGGTGTTCAGACTGCCATTGAAGCAAACTCCCTTGGT CAAATGCCAGTCATCATTGCAGGAAATGAGGAGCAGCAGAAAAAGTATTTGGGAAGAATGACAGAGGAACCTCTAATGTGT GCATACTGTGTGACTGAGCCAGGGGCGGGCTCTGATGTGGCTGCGATCAAAACCCGCGCAGTGAAGAAAGGTGACGAGTACATCATAAACGGGCAGAAGATGTGGATCACCAACGGAGGCAAGGCAAACTG GTATTTCCTCCTGGCTCGGTCTGACCCTGATCCCAAGTGCCCAGCCAGCAAGGCCTTCACAGGCTTCATTTTGGATGCAGACACCCCTGGAGTCCAAGTTGGCAGGAAG GAGATGAATATGGGTCAGAGGTGCTCAGACACACGAGGCATCACTTTCGAAGACGTGAGAATCCCCAAGGAGAACGTTCTGATTGGGGAGGGAGCTGGGTTCAAGATTGCCATGGGGGCCTTCGATAAGACCAGACCACCG GTGGCAGCAGGGGCGACAGGACTAGCACAGAGGGCCCTGGATGAAGCCTCAAAATATGCCCTGGAGAGGAAGACCTTTGGAAGGCTCATTGCTGAG CACCAGGCAGTGTCATTCTTGCTGGCGGAGATGGCGATGAAGGTAGAGCTGGCCAGAATGGCCTATCAGAGAGCAGCCTGGGAGGTGGACGAGGGCCGCAGGAACACCTACTACGCCTCAATCGCCAAGGCCTTCGCTGGGGACATCGCCAACCAGGTCGCCAGCGACGCCGTGCAGATCTTTGGCGGGAACGGGTTCAACAGCGAATACCCTGTGGAGAAGTTGATGAGGGATGCCAAAATTTATCAG atcTACGAAGGCACCGCTCAGATCCAGAGATTGATCATATCACGTGAGCATATCGGGAAGTACAAGAACTGA